Proteins encoded within one genomic window of Lysinibacillus louembei:
- a CDS encoding cysteine desulfurase: MNIKDIKNYFPVLNQEVNGHPLVYLDSAATSQKPIQVIEALKKYYEFDNSNVHRGVHTLGNRATDSYEGAREKVRKFINARSTKEIIFTRGTTTALNTVAAGYGRQTLQEGDEIVITYMEHHSNIIPWQQLAKEKGAVLKYIDLQQDGTISLDAVRAAITSKTKIVSIMYVSNVLGTINPIKDIAKIAHDNGAIIVVDAAQAAPHVKVDVQDLDCDFLAFSGHKMCAPTGIGVLYGKEALLDNMEPIEFGGEMIDFVGLYESTWKELPWKFEGGTPIIAGAIGLGAAIDFLNEIGLDNIAAHEHKLAAYAMDELEKIEGLQIFGPRDPMQRCGLVTFNLDDVHPHDVATVLDMNGIAVRAGHHCAQPLMKWLQVTATARASFYLYNDEADIDRLVAGLRSAKEYFNDVF; encoded by the coding sequence ATGAATATAAAAGACATAAAAAACTATTTTCCTGTGCTAAATCAAGAGGTAAATGGGCATCCGCTCGTTTACCTTGATAGTGCAGCAACGTCGCAAAAGCCTATTCAAGTGATTGAAGCATTAAAAAAATATTACGAATTTGATAATTCGAACGTCCATCGTGGAGTGCATACTTTAGGAAACCGCGCAACGGATTCTTATGAGGGTGCACGCGAAAAGGTACGTAAATTTATTAATGCTCGTTCTACAAAGGAAATTATTTTCACACGTGGTACAACAACAGCTTTAAATACAGTGGCAGCAGGCTATGGTCGTCAAACGCTGCAAGAGGGTGACGAAATTGTCATTACGTATATGGAGCACCACTCGAATATTATCCCATGGCAGCAGCTTGCGAAAGAAAAGGGAGCTGTGCTGAAATATATTGATTTACAACAAGATGGCACGATTTCTTTAGATGCAGTGCGTGCAGCAATTACTAGCAAAACAAAAATTGTCTCTATTATGTACGTATCGAATGTTTTAGGAACGATTAATCCAATTAAGGATATTGCGAAAATTGCGCATGACAACGGAGCAATTATCGTTGTTGATGCAGCACAGGCAGCACCACATGTCAAAGTCGATGTGCAAGATTTAGATTGTGACTTTTTAGCGTTTTCTGGGCATAAAATGTGTGCGCCAACAGGTATTGGTGTACTATATGGAAAAGAGGCGCTTTTAGACAACATGGAGCCAATCGAATTTGGCGGTGAAATGATTGATTTCGTAGGTCTTTATGAGTCAACATGGAAAGAGCTACCGTGGAAATTTGAAGGTGGTACACCAATCATTGCAGGAGCAATCGGCTTAGGTGCAGCAATCGATTTCTTAAATGAAATCGGCTTAGATAATATAGCTGCACATGAGCATAAATTAGCTGCATATGCAATGGATGAGCTAGAGAAAATCGAAGGCTTACAAATTTTTGGTCCTCGCGATCCAATGCAGCGCTGTGGACTTGTGACATTTAACTTAGATGATGTCCATCCACATGATGTTGCAACAGTATTAGATATGAATGGAATCGCAGTACGAGCTGGTCACCACTGTGCTCAACCGTTAATGAAATGGCTTCAAGTAACTGCAACAGCACGTGCAAGCTTCTATCTATATAATGATGAA
- the sufD gene encoding Fe-S cluster assembly protein SufD — MTVETKLALSAQEVRSFSQSNNEPAWFADFREAALAQAAELALPTPDKTNIKKWNFTEFPKHTVESAPYASLDSLPAEVAALIDVEGQQNLYIQRNNTPAFSKVSEELKAQGVIFTDILTAVREHSDLVQKYFMTTAVKVDEHKLAAYHAALVNGGVFVYVPRNVVVEEPLQVVFVNDDADASLFNHVLVVAEESSSVTYVETYVSTIEESKGQANIIAEVVIKDNAQVVYGAVDVLAKGFTTYVNRRANIARDGKIEWALGLMNDSDTISENISHLIGDGSVADTKTVVVGRGTQKQNFTTEVRHWGKNSDGQILKHGVMKDGAQSIFNGIGKIEHGATKANAEQESRVLMLSEKARGDANPILLIDEDDVTAGHAASVGRVDPIQLYYLMSRGISKAEAERLVIHGFLAPVVTKLPIEGVKKQLTEVIERKVR, encoded by the coding sequence ATGACGGTGGAAACAAAATTGGCGTTATCAGCACAAGAAGTACGCTCGTTCTCACAAAGCAACAATGAGCCAGCGTGGTTTGCTGATTTCCGCGAGGCGGCACTTGCACAAGCGGCAGAGCTAGCATTACCAACGCCTGATAAAACGAATATTAAAAAATGGAACTTTACTGAATTCCCTAAACATACAGTAGAAAGTGCACCATACGCATCATTAGATAGCTTACCAGCAGAGGTAGCTGCTTTAATCGATGTAGAGGGGCAACAAAATCTTTACATTCAACGCAATAACACACCAGCATTTAGCAAAGTTTCAGAAGAGCTAAAAGCACAAGGTGTTATTTTCACAGATATTTTAACAGCAGTTCGTGAGCATAGCGATTTAGTACAAAAATATTTCATGACAACGGCTGTTAAAGTAGATGAGCATAAATTAGCTGCTTACCATGCAGCACTTGTCAATGGTGGCGTATTTGTTTACGTACCACGCAACGTTGTTGTAGAAGAGCCATTACAAGTTGTTTTTGTTAATGATGATGCAGATGCTTCATTATTTAACCACGTATTAGTTGTAGCTGAAGAATCTTCAAGTGTAACATATGTTGAAACATATGTATCGACAATTGAAGAATCAAAGGGACAAGCAAATATCATTGCGGAAGTTGTTATCAAAGACAATGCGCAAGTTGTTTACGGTGCTGTAGATGTTCTTGCAAAAGGCTTTACAACATATGTAAACCGTCGTGCAAACATTGCACGTGATGGCAAAATTGAATGGGCACTTGGCTTAATGAATGATTCAGATACAATTTCTGAAAATATTTCACATTTAATCGGCGATGGCTCTGTTGCAGATACGAAAACAGTTGTTGTTGGTCGCGGTACGCAAAAGCAAAACTTCACAACAGAAGTACGCCACTGGGGTAAAAACTCTGATGGGCAAATTTTAAAGCACGGTGTAATGAAAGACGGTGCACAATCTATTTTCAACGGTATCGGTAAAATCGAGCATGGTGCAACAAAGGCAAACGCAGAGCAAGAATCACGCGTTCTAATGCTTTCTGAAAAAGCACGTGGCGATGCTAACCCAATTCTTTTAATTGATGAAGACGATGTAACAGCAGGACACGCAGCATCTGTAGGTCGTGTTGACCCGATTCAGCTTTACTATTTAATGAGTCGCGGTATTTCAAAAGCAGAGGCAGAGCGTCTTGTCATTCACGGATTCCTTGCGCCAGTTGTGACAAAGTTGCCAATCGAGGGCGTTAAAAAGCAACTGACGGAGGTTATCGAAAGGAAAGTTCGATAA
- the sufC gene encoding Fe-S cluster assembly ATPase SufC, giving the protein MATLEIKDLHVEIDGKEILKGVNLTINTNEVHAIMGPNGTGKSTLASAIMGHPKYEVTQGEVLLDGENVLEMEVDERAKAGLFLAMQYPSEIAGVTNADFLRSAINARREEGDEISLMKFIRELDKTMDFLEMPEEMGQRYLNEGFSGGEKKRNEILQLMMIKPTFAILDEIDSGLDIDALKVVSKGINEMRGEGFGCLMITHYQRLLNYITPDHVHVMMQGKVVKSGGAELAQRLEADGYDWIKQELGIEEETVEAEA; this is encoded by the coding sequence ATGGCAACTTTAGAAATTAAAGATCTTCACGTTGAAATCGACGGAAAAGAGATTTTAAAAGGTGTAAACCTAACAATCAATACAAATGAAGTACACGCAATTATGGGTCCTAACGGTACTGGTAAATCTACGTTAGCATCTGCAATTATGGGTCATCCTAAATATGAAGTAACACAAGGCGAAGTATTATTAGATGGTGAAAATGTGTTAGAAATGGAAGTTGACGAGCGTGCAAAAGCTGGTTTATTCCTTGCAATGCAATACCCATCTGAAATCGCTGGTGTAACAAACGCAGACTTCCTACGCTCAGCAATCAATGCGCGTCGCGAAGAAGGCGATGAAATTTCTTTAATGAAATTTATCCGCGAATTAGATAAAACGATGGACTTTTTAGAAATGCCAGAGGAAATGGGTCAACGTTACTTAAACGAAGGCTTCTCTGGTGGTGAGAAAAAGCGTAACGAAATTTTACAATTAATGATGATTAAGCCAACATTCGCAATTCTTGATGAAATCGACTCAGGTCTTGATATCGATGCATTAAAAGTGGTATCTAAAGGCATTAACGAAATGCGCGGCGAAGGCTTCGGCTGCTTAATGATTACGCACTATCAACGCTTATTAAACTATATCACACCAGACCATGTACACGTAATGATGCAAGGTAAAGTTGTGAAATCTGGCGGTGCAGAGCTTGCACAACGCTTAGAGGCAGATGGTTACGACTGGATTAAGCAAGAGCTAGGTATCGAAGAAGAAACTGTAGAAGCAGAAGCATAA
- a CDS encoding glutamate synthase subunit beta — MGKATGFMEYKREKTKEIAPLERITNWKEYASRLTDEALQIQGARCMDCGTPFCHMGIEIRGTAAGCPIQNVIPEWNDLVYRGQWKEALERLHMTNNFPEFTGRVCPAPCEGSCTLAITDPAVAIKSIERTVIDKGFENGWVIPRIPAQRTGKKVAIVGSGPAGLAAADQLNQAGHAVTVFERADRLGGLLMYGIPNMKLEKDIIERRVDLLSQEGIEFIVNTEVGKDITADELQSTYDAVILCVGAQKQRLLHMEGSDANGIHLAMDYLTDVTKSLLDSNFEDGQALNVEGKDVIVIGGGDTGADCVATAIRQKCNSVYQFGKHPKLPTGRTEETPWPKDPNVYTLDYAYAEVEAAQGHDPREYCIQTTKIEKDASGCVKALHTIQMEKVLGDDGFYYFKELPGTEKIWPAQHVFVAIGFEGVEHTVPEHFGVTIANNRIQASIKDFSTNVPGIFAAGDARRGQSLIVWAIKEGRSVAASVDAYLMKELAISQ; from the coding sequence ATGGGAAAAGCTACAGGGTTTATGGAATATAAAAGAGAAAAAACAAAGGAAATCGCGCCACTAGAGCGTATCACAAACTGGAAGGAGTATGCTTCTCGCTTAACAGATGAAGCATTGCAAATACAAGGCGCACGCTGCATGGACTGCGGCACACCATTTTGCCATATGGGTATTGAAATTCGTGGTACAGCAGCGGGCTGTCCAATTCAAAATGTAATTCCAGAATGGAATGATTTAGTTTATCGCGGGCAATGGAAGGAAGCACTAGAGCGCTTGCATATGACGAATAATTTTCCAGAATTCACAGGGCGTGTTTGTCCAGCACCATGTGAAGGGTCTTGTACATTAGCGATTACAGACCCCGCTGTTGCCATTAAGTCGATTGAGCGTACCGTTATTGATAAAGGCTTTGAAAATGGCTGGGTAATACCTCGTATTCCAGCACAGCGCACTGGTAAAAAAGTAGCGATTGTTGGCTCAGGTCCAGCAGGCTTAGCAGCAGCTGACCAATTAAATCAGGCAGGGCATGCTGTGACAGTTTTTGAGCGAGCTGATCGCCTTGGTGGTTTGCTCATGTACGGTATTCCGAATATGAAGCTAGAAAAGGATATTATTGAGCGTCGTGTTGACCTTTTGAGTCAAGAGGGCATTGAATTTATTGTCAATACAGAGGTAGGGAAAGATATTACTGCCGATGAGCTACAGAGCACCTATGATGCTGTTATTTTATGTGTAGGTGCACAAAAGCAGCGCTTGCTTCATATGGAGGGCAGCGACGCAAACGGGATTCATTTAGCGATGGATTATTTAACAGATGTCACAAAAAGCTTATTAGACTCAAACTTTGAGGACGGGCAAGCATTGAATGTAGAGGGGAAGGATGTCATCGTTATTGGTGGTGGCGACACAGGGGCTGACTGTGTGGCAACAGCTATTCGCCAAAAATGCAACTCGGTTTACCAATTTGGTAAGCATCCAAAGCTACCGACAGGACGTACAGAGGAGACACCGTGGCCGAAAGATCCGAATGTTTATACGCTAGATTACGCTTATGCAGAGGTGGAGGCAGCGCAGGGGCATGATCCGCGTGAATATTGCATTCAAACAACGAAAATTGAAAAGGATGCGAGTGGTTGTGTGAAAGCATTGCATACAATTCAAATGGAAAAAGTGCTAGGGGATGATGGCTTCTATTATTTTAAGGAGCTACCTGGCACTGAAAAAATATGGCCAGCTCAGCACGTTTTTGTAGCGATTGGCTTTGAAGGTGTAGAGCATACAGTACCAGAGCATTTTGGTGTGACGATTGCCAACAATCGTATTCAAGCATCTATTAAGGACTTCTCTACAAATGTACCAGGTATTTTTGCGGCAGGTGATGCACGTAGAGGGCAAAGCTTAATTGTTTGGGCGATTAAAGAGGGACGCTCTGTCGCTGCGAGTGTGGATGCCTATTTAATGAAAGAACTAGCGATTTCGCAATAA